The following coding sequences are from one Elusimicrobium minutum Pei191 window:
- a CDS encoding FtsK/SpoIIIE family DNA translocase has protein sequence MQRKGYYLYKKKTKKQRRQQKNTTNVFVFLFWALAFALCAWLFFIQWFNVSKGPYGERVAAFFFTYLGHSAYLVPIFFFYWLIRCIKHKSVNIFTFLVGMCVSLFSIASVMTGLRYIFKGSYIEGGSIGREVFFFLQGLVGSAGAVLFSLAILLTGVHLLFAIPWVSTAKYLMELLKEDYHSWHDARAELKTKIREAKEAESKTTKTVIENKQDEPAVAAIRSKPEIRRPVAEIIRAPKPYDKQENSAKKEAAENIVMPSKKADMKDFKLPPVSILNDPKNEGILGPSDEEIAMATALLENTLKSFEIGATVTGVSPGPVVTRYEIKPDPGVRISNIVAIANDIALAMKARGIRVEAPIPGKDAIGFEIPNDHAMMVTVKEILQDPKFTESKAVMPIALGRYADGLPATTALEKTPHLLIAGATNSGKSICLHTIIMSILYTKKPDEVKFLMIDPKRLELTLYEGIPHLYDPKTTCEDVNVITDAHGAVKSLQTLVKVMEKRTKIMELAKVKNIEGYNKWAEQNSEEKMFYVVVIIDELADLMLQTRAAIEDSIQRLAQMARAVGIHLVLCTQRPSVNVITGVIKANLPSRIALQVASKTDSRVILDSLGADALLGKGDMLYQGTSDQKPHRIQGAYVSETEISSVADFLREQGGPDYPLQIAQEQQNGGRPQDGLGASAEEMTQALTLILERRRVSQDLLKAHFGSSARATNILSVLEMKGYITKPEGSNRWEIHFDLIETGLAELKEKSGGNEPLYETVYK, from the coding sequence ATGCAACGTAAAGGCTATTATTTGTATAAGAAAAAGACTAAAAAACAAAGACGCCAGCAGAAGAACACAACCAATGTTTTTGTGTTTTTGTTTTGGGCGCTTGCTTTTGCCTTATGTGCTTGGCTGTTTTTTATACAATGGTTTAACGTGTCAAAAGGCCCCTACGGCGAAAGGGTCGCAGCATTCTTTTTTACTTACCTGGGCCACAGCGCTTATTTAGTTCCCATATTTTTCTTTTATTGGTTAATACGCTGTATCAAACATAAAAGCGTTAACATTTTTACGTTTTTGGTGGGCATGTGCGTATCTTTATTTTCAATTGCCTCTGTTATGACAGGGCTTCGTTATATTTTTAAAGGATCCTACATTGAAGGCGGCTCCATAGGAAGGGAAGTGTTTTTCTTCCTGCAGGGGCTGGTAGGCTCGGCGGGTGCGGTTTTATTTTCACTTGCCATTCTTCTTACCGGCGTGCATCTTTTATTTGCCATACCGTGGGTTTCAACCGCTAAATATTTAATGGAACTTCTTAAAGAGGACTACCACTCCTGGCACGACGCCAGGGCCGAACTTAAAACAAAAATAAGGGAAGCTAAAGAAGCCGAATCTAAAACAACCAAAACCGTTATTGAAAATAAACAAGATGAGCCTGCCGTCGCGGCAATTCGCTCCAAACCGGAAATACGCCGCCCCGTGGCTGAAATTATAAGGGCGCCCAAACCTTATGACAAGCAGGAAAACTCCGCTAAAAAAGAAGCGGCGGAAAATATTGTAATGCCTTCTAAAAAAGCTGATATGAAGGATTTTAAATTGCCGCCTGTTTCTATTTTAAACGACCCTAAAAATGAGGGTATTTTAGGCCCTTCGGACGAAGAAATCGCCATGGCAACAGCTTTACTTGAAAACACTTTAAAAAGTTTTGAAATAGGCGCGACTGTAACAGGAGTGTCCCCGGGGCCTGTTGTTACCCGTTATGAAATTAAGCCTGACCCGGGTGTGCGAATAAGCAATATCGTGGCAATTGCCAACGATATCGCCCTTGCCATGAAGGCGCGCGGCATACGCGTTGAAGCGCCTATCCCCGGTAAAGACGCCATAGGTTTTGAAATACCTAATGATCACGCCATGATGGTTACCGTAAAAGAAATTTTGCAAGACCCTAAATTTACCGAGTCCAAAGCTGTAATGCCTATAGCTTTAGGCCGCTACGCGGACGGCCTTCCCGCCACAACCGCTTTGGAAAAAACACCCCATCTTTTAATCGCAGGGGCTACAAACTCGGGTAAAAGTATTTGTCTTCACACAATTATAATGTCAATACTTTATACCAAAAAGCCCGACGAAGTTAAATTTTTAATGATTGATCCCAAACGCCTTGAACTTACTTTGTATGAGGGCATACCCCATCTTTATGACCCCAAAACAACCTGTGAGGACGTTAACGTTATTACGGACGCGCATGGCGCGGTAAAATCCTTACAAACCCTTGTTAAAGTAATGGAAAAGCGCACCAAAATTATGGAGCTTGCCAAAGTAAAAAATATAGAAGGTTATAATAAATGGGCCGAGCAAAACAGCGAGGAAAAAATGTTTTACGTTGTTGTAATTATTGACGAACTTGCCGACCTTATGCTTCAAACAAGGGCCGCTATTGAGGATTCTATCCAACGTCTTGCCCAAATGGCAAGAGCGGTCGGTATCCACTTGGTTTTATGCACGCAGCGTCCTTCGGTAAACGTTATTACCGGCGTAATTAAAGCCAACTTACCTTCCAGGATTGCTTTGCAGGTGGCTTCCAAAACAGATTCCAGGGTTATTTTAGATTCTTTAGGGGCAGACGCTCTTTTAGGTAAAGGCGATATGCTTTACCAAGGCACTTCTGACCAAAAACCGCACCGGATACAGGGTGCGTATGTGTCTGAAACGGAAATATCCTCCGTGGCGGATTTCCTGCGTGAGCAGGGCGGGCCGGATTATCCTTTGCAAATAGCGCAGGAACAGCAAAACGGAGGCAGACCGCAAGACGGCCTTGGCGCCAGTGCGGAAGAAATGACGCAGGCCTTAACTCTTATTTTGGAAAGGAGAAGAGTTTCACAAGATTTGCTTAAGGCGCATTTCGGCTCCAGCGCGAGGGCCACAAACATTTTAAGCGTACTTGAGATGAAGGGTTATATAACAAAACCGGAAGGCTCTAACAGATGGGAAATACATTTTGACCTTATCGAAACGGGCCTTGCCGAACTTAAAGAAAAAAGCGGCGGCAATGAACCGCTGTATGAAACCGTTTATAAGTAA
- a CDS encoding LolA family protein: MKNFLTVVFLFSFVLSYGEIIDPAPALGKAPTLEKAPVVSAAPYVAPAPYTAPSVSLGKAPYVSAAPKVSSSVKAKKIVSVSAAQKAAPAPKIEQSAESGNIIQIGQNTNIPEGTMQINVLSASEEQFPPGVKSPFKTNAAADKNTAVAKLKEWDAKLKNLQTDFEQDTSYEGILVSKSGGKLYFSAPNLIRLEQRSQDGVVSQVALTNKKDIKIFDADMKLVTSFKWKDWLDSQPNKALFDFGKYTELVNNHNIESFEVKNDNMYLLTLTPKIKTDEKYRLRIVMSAADFFPVSIGLEVDGLLTNAVLKNTQKNMGLKADVFKGI, encoded by the coding sequence ATGAAAAATTTTTTAACCGTGGTATTTTTGTTCTCTTTCGTTTTATCCTACGGGGAAATTATTGACCCAGCACCCGCTTTGGGCAAAGCCCCCACGCTTGAAAAAGCGCCCGTTGTTTCCGCCGCGCCTTATGTAGCGCCCGCGCCATATACGGCTCCTTCAGTTTCATTGGGCAAAGCTCCTTATGTAAGCGCTGCGCCGAAGGTTTCATCTTCCGTTAAAGCAAAAAAAATTGTTTCAGTTTCGGCTGCGCAAAAAGCTGCTCCTGCGCCTAAAATTGAGCAAAGCGCCGAAAGCGGTAATATAATACAAATCGGGCAAAACACAAATATACCTGAAGGCACCATGCAGATAAACGTTTTGTCCGCTTCGGAGGAACAATTTCCTCCTGGTGTAAAATCTCCTTTTAAAACAAATGCAGCGGCCGATAAAAATACCGCTGTGGCAAAATTAAAGGAATGGGACGCAAAACTTAAAAATTTACAGACTGATTTTGAACAAGATACTTCTTACGAAGGTATTTTAGTGTCTAAATCGGGCGGAAAACTTTATTTCAGCGCGCCTAATCTTATACGTTTAGAACAGCGCAGCCAAGACGGCGTAGTATCCCAAGTAGCTCTTACAAACAAAAAAGATATTAAAATTTTTGACGCTGATATGAAGCTTGTAACCTCTTTTAAATGGAAAGACTGGCTTGACAGCCAGCCTAATAAAGCTTTATTTGATTTCGGCAAATATACAGAGTTGGTTAACAACCACAATATTGAAAGTTTTGAAGTGAAAAATGACAACATGTATCTTCTTACGCTTACTCCTAAAATAAAAACGGACGAAAAATACAGACTTAGGATTGTAATGTCGGCCGCGGATTTTTTTCCGGTAAGCATAGGGCTTGAAGTTGACGGGCTTTTAACAAACGCCGTACTTAAAAACACACAAAAAAACATGGGTTTAAAGGCTGATGTTTTTAAAGGAATATAA
- the pgsA gene encoding CDP-diacylglycerol--glycerol-3-phosphate 3-phosphatidyltransferase produces the protein MSKTEMTLANKITLSRALLAMIMFFAILIPEYVTRLTATLIFIFAAATDWVDGKIARATNTYTPFGAIVDPFVDKILVCSALFAFTAIPQLNVPVWAVFLIILRELTVSTLRVIAALDGSVLAAERWGKFKTVVQMSTVGLIFFVLNCYHLSLITSGKASFVFGVLFNLGRHLDYAATVVAVIVTWGSMASYLSNNWKILEKSWALPVQKNKEENK, from the coding sequence ATGAGTAAAACGGAAATGACGCTTGCAAATAAAATCACGTTATCCCGCGCTCTTTTGGCGATGATAATGTTTTTCGCTATTTTGATACCTGAGTATGTAACAAGGCTGACGGCCACTCTAATTTTTATTTTTGCCGCCGCTACAGACTGGGTGGACGGCAAAATAGCCAGGGCTACAAACACATATACGCCGTTTGGCGCTATAGTTGATCCTTTTGTCGACAAAATTTTGGTTTGTTCCGCTTTATTTGCTTTTACCGCTATCCCGCAGTTAAACGTGCCTGTCTGGGCGGTGTTTTTAATTATTTTACGCGAACTCACCGTTTCAACGCTGCGGGTTATAGCCGCTTTGGACGGTTCTGTATTAGCGGCGGAAAGATGGGGAAAATTTAAAACCGTGGTTCAAATGTCCACAGTAGGTTTAATATTTTTTGTTTTAAACTGTTATCACCTTTCTTTAATTACCTCAGGTAAAGCAAGTTTTGTTTTCGGAGTGCTTTTTAACCTGGGCAGACATTTGGATTATGCCGCAACGGTGGTTGCTGTTATTGTTACCTGGGGCAGCATGGCAAGTTATTTAAGCAATAACTGGAAAATTCTTGAAAAATCATGGGCGCTCCCCGTTCAGAAAAATAAAGAGGAAAACAAGTGA
- a CDS encoding phosphatidylglycerophosphatase A, whose amino-acid sequence MKAFWNFLASGFGVSLLPATILKGHKNTGAGFWGTLVAVPFAWWILMPLAWWAQLIFIILFTFFAVYVTKKASFEGHDSPKIVIDEMAGYFFAVFYMPRTAFFVVAAFVLFRIFDWLKPLFIKYFDNMQTASGVVLDDVASGVLANVILWAVFWACVGLGLM is encoded by the coding sequence GTGAAAGCTTTTTGGAATTTTTTAGCCTCCGGGTTTGGCGTAAGTTTGCTGCCCGCAACAATTTTAAAAGGACATAAAAACACGGGCGCGGGTTTTTGGGGCACATTGGTCGCCGTGCCTTTTGCGTGGTGGATTTTAATGCCTTTGGCTTGGTGGGCGCAGTTAATCTTTATAATTTTATTTACGTTTTTCGCTGTTTATGTTACAAAAAAAGCATCTTTTGAAGGGCATGACAGCCCCAAAATTGTTATTGATGAAATGGCGGGTTACTTTTTTGCGGTGTTTTATATGCCGAGAACGGCTTTTTTTGTAGTAGCCGCGTTCGTTTTGTTTAGAATTTTTGATTGGCTTAAACCGTTGTTTATCAAATATTTCGATAATATGCAAACAGCTTCGGGCGTTGTTCTTGACGATGTGGCCAGCGGCGTTTTAGCCAATGTGATTTTATGGGCGGTTTTTTGGGCATGCGTGGGACTTGGTTTAATGTAA
- a CDS encoding MotA/TolQ/ExbB proton channel family protein — MDFSNITNIEELLKAGGPVLIFLIFLSIVSLTIILERFFTLRKQIKMSRKLIAYAKYQLQAGQIDKIIEACGRDIAKNTPAGRLIKTLLTSNRQGANLKDYSDEVIDWEVTLLHKKLPVLATLGSTTPFIGLFGTVLGVMRAFADLAAMTAATAGPSVVAKGIAEALINTAAGLFVAVPAVIAYNYFTTQINFFERELENIASEITHAR, encoded by the coding sequence ATGGATTTTAGCAATATAACCAACATTGAGGAACTTTTAAAGGCAGGCGGGCCGGTGCTTATTTTTCTTATATTTTTATCCATTGTTTCGCTTACTATAATTTTGGAAAGATTTTTTACTTTAAGAAAGCAAATTAAAATGAGCCGCAAGCTTATCGCGTACGCTAAATACCAGTTGCAAGCCGGGCAGATTGATAAAATTATTGAAGCTTGTGGCCGTGATATAGCCAAAAATACCCCCGCTGGAAGGCTTATAAAAACCTTGTTAACCTCAAACAGGCAGGGTGCAAATTTAAAAGATTATTCGGATGAAGTTATTGATTGGGAAGTTACGCTTTTACATAAGAAACTGCCTGTTTTAGCCACATTAGGCAGCACTACGCCTTTTATAGGTTTGTTTGGTACCGTATTAGGCGTTATGCGCGCTTTCGCGGATTTAGCCGCTATGACGGCCGCTACGGCCGGACCTTCTGTTGTGGCAAAAGGTATTGCGGAAGCTCTTATTAACACCGCTGCGGGCTTGTTTGTCGCTGTTCCTGCTGTTATAGCGTATAACTATTTTACTACGCAAATTAATTTTTTTGAACGTGAACTTGAAAATATAGCGAGCGAGATTACACATGCCAGGTAG
- a CDS encoding ExbD/TolR family protein — translation MPGRVKKQIMGDINMVPFIDIALILLIIFMVMSPFLVQMQLNVDLPKSSSVNAVVEDDLIRIEVLKDGTIIVQEQKVTMSELQRELTLRMGKANKKAILVQADKDVPVQIVVDVFDIAKELGAAKLGIGVLERK, via the coding sequence ATGCCAGGTAGAGTAAAAAAGCAAATAATGGGCGATATCAACATGGTGCCTTTTATAGACATCGCGCTGATACTGCTTATCATTTTTATGGTTATGTCCCCTTTTTTGGTACAGATGCAGCTTAACGTAGATTTACCTAAAAGCAGCTCCGTCAACGCGGTTGTGGAAGATGATTTGATAAGAATTGAAGTTTTAAAAGATGGCACTATTATTGTTCAGGAGCAAAAAGTTACAATGTCGGAATTGCAGCGCGAGCTTACCCTTAGAATGGGCAAAGCCAACAAAAAGGCCATTCTTGTTCAGGCTGATAAAGACGTGCCCGTTCAAATAGTAGTTGACGTATTTGATATAGCCAAAGAGCTTGGCGCGGCTAAATTAGGCATAGGCGTTTTAGAAAGAAAATAA
- a CDS encoding TonB family protein produces the protein MFNRYFFISGVLHALMAGFLFFVIMPASVKKPLATYTIDFLGASFQAPADGSDSKKSDEPTPTPAAPKEEAKKEEIKKPETPVADKKAYAAKSQITTKPQPAPKKKIVLGTPSILADNEKEKKAEAAKTSAKAGSSQGEGDGVGGIKTDFPNFPFPWYITQVRNALWTEWEKRKPKQANVAALVTFAIQRDGSIKNLKVSKASGNELYDYAAKTSVDAAAPFPPLPAEFEKSELTVTVEFKDEN, from the coding sequence ATGTTTAACAGGTATTTTTTTATATCGGGCGTTTTGCACGCGTTAATGGCGGGATTTTTATTCTTTGTCATTATGCCTGCTTCCGTAAAAAAACCTTTAGCTACTTACACTATTGATTTTTTAGGCGCGTCTTTCCAAGCTCCTGCGGACGGCTCGGACTCTAAAAAAAGCGACGAACCGACTCCGACGCCTGCCGCTCCTAAGGAAGAGGCCAAAAAAGAAGAAATAAAAAAACCCGAAACTCCCGTGGCCGATAAAAAAGCTTACGCCGCTAAAAGCCAGATAACAACCAAGCCCCAGCCCGCGCCAAAAAAGAAGATTGTTTTAGGAACTCCCAGCATTTTGGCCGACAATGAAAAAGAAAAAAAAGCCGAGGCGGCTAAAACATCCGCTAAAGCAGGTTCAAGCCAAGGCGAGGGGGATGGCGTAGGAGGCATAAAAACAGATTTCCCTAATTTTCCGTTTCCGTGGTATATAACACAGGTTAGAAACGCTCTTTGGACAGAATGGGAAAAACGTAAACCAAAACAGGCTAATGTGGCTGCGCTGGTTACTTTCGCTATTCAAAGAGACGGGAGTATAAAAAATTTAAAAGTTTCAAAGGCTTCAGGCAACGAGCTTTACGATTACGCGGCAAAAACAAGTGTGGACGCCGCGGCCCCGTTTCCGCCGTTACCGGCGGAGTTTGAGAAAAGCGAACTTACCGTTACCGTTGAGTTTAAGGACGAAAATTAG
- a CDS encoding NAD-dependent epimerase/dehydratase family protein gives MKFAITGGAGFIGGALTKKLNSMGHSVRILTRGSGRKSADPQVEYITAKYTDVDSLANALEGCDGVFHLAAAIFAFNYKEFEAANVLTTRNLVDAAAKTNSVKYFTYMSSQAAGGYSADLEHIRTEDDKPKPASDYGRTKLGGENAVESLPARIKKIIFRPPIVYGKNDSGVSKIADWVKMGIMVNTSKGDAYFNFIHVDDLVNAIVKPIEDESLFGGIYYVCENKPYNWKFFIYSMADAMKVKRPFMFTAPLFVLHIVAFLYEIIAKLFNIAPALNYDKVKEASIKGHWVSSSKKWIDRTGQQFTSLEDGLRKSF, from the coding sequence ATGAAGTTTGCCATAACGGGCGGAGCCGGTTTTATAGGCGGCGCGCTTACAAAAAAATTAAATTCTATGGGCCACAGCGTTCGTATATTAACAAGGGGCTCGGGCCGTAAATCAGCTGATCCGCAAGTAGAATACATTACCGCGAAGTACACGGATGTTGATTCTTTAGCTAATGCGTTGGAAGGATGTGACGGCGTTTTTCATTTAGCCGCGGCGATATTTGCTTTTAATTATAAAGAATTTGAAGCAGCTAATGTCCTTACCACCCGTAATTTAGTTGACGCCGCGGCTAAAACAAACAGCGTAAAATATTTTACCTATATGTCAAGCCAGGCGGCGGGAGGATACAGCGCTGATTTGGAACATATAAGAACCGAAGACGATAAACCTAAACCCGCTTCAGATTACGGACGTACAAAATTAGGGGGGGAAAACGCCGTTGAGTCCCTTCCCGCGCGTATAAAAAAAATAATATTTCGCCCGCCAATAGTCTATGGTAAAAATGATTCAGGCGTAAGCAAAATAGCCGATTGGGTAAAAATGGGCATAATGGTTAACACCTCTAAGGGGGACGCGTATTTTAACTTTATTCATGTGGACGATTTGGTTAATGCAATAGTTAAACCTATTGAAGACGAATCTTTATTCGGCGGCATTTACTATGTATGCGAAAATAAACCTTATAATTGGAAATTTTTTATATATTCAATGGCGGACGCAATGAAAGTCAAACGCCCTTTTATGTTTACGGCGCCATTATTTGTTTTACACATTGTGGCGTTTTTATATGAAATTATAGCCAAGCTTTTTAATATAGCCCCTGCTTTAAATTACGATAAAGTAAAGGAGGCCTCTATAAAAGGGCATTGGGTAAGCAGCAGTAAAAAATGGATTGACCGCACAGGCCAGCAGTTTACCTCTTTAGAGGACGGACTTAGAAAAAGTTTTTAG
- the zupT gene encoding zinc transporter ZupT, which translates to MEGYVCSALFLSFLAGSATLIGGFVAFFVKKHDLTVLSIGMGFSAGVMIYVSFMELLPVAIEYISASYSGNTAKWIMGGGFFTGILIAAIIDQLIPEHHLEEHEVEEASLDPHSNSNKIKRVGLVTAIALAIHNFPEGLATFMSALESTQLGISIAVAVAIHNIPEGIAVALPVYNATGSRKKAILYSGLSGMAEPVGAIIGYLFLARFLNTTGFGILFAVVAGIMIYISFDELLPTANEYGDGHKEIWGLLFGMLVMFISLQLF; encoded by the coding sequence ATGGAAGGATACGTTTGTTCAGCTTTGTTTTTAAGTTTTTTGGCCGGAAGCGCCACGTTAATAGGCGGCTTTGTCGCTTTTTTTGTTAAAAAGCATGATTTAACAGTTTTATCTATAGGCATGGGCTTTTCCGCAGGGGTGATGATATATGTTTCTTTTATGGAGCTTTTACCCGTTGCCATAGAATATATCTCCGCCTCATACAGCGGTAATACCGCTAAATGGATTATGGGCGGCGGTTTTTTTACCGGTATTTTAATAGCCGCTATAATTGACCAGCTTATACCCGAACACCATTTAGAAGAACATGAAGTGGAAGAGGCTTCCCTTGATCCGCATTCTAATTCAAATAAAATAAAAAGAGTCGGTCTTGTAACCGCGATAGCTTTGGCCATACATAATTTCCCCGAAGGCCTGGCCACTTTCATGAGCGCTTTGGAAAGCACGCAGCTTGGTATTTCAATAGCGGTTGCCGTCGCGATACATAATATACCCGAAGGCATTGCCGTTGCTTTGCCCGTTTATAATGCCACAGGAAGCAGAAAAAAGGCTATACTGTATTCCGGCCTTTCGGGCATGGCTGAGCCGGTCGGCGCGATTATAGGCTATTTGTTTTTAGCCAGGTTTCTTAATACAACAGGTTTTGGAATATTATTTGCGGTTGTGGCTGGCATAATGATTTATATTTCTTTTGACGAGCTTTTACCTACAGCCAATGAATATGGAGACGGGCATAAAGAAATTTGGGGTCTGCTTTTCGGCATGCTCGTTATGTTTATAAGTTTACAGTTATTCTAG
- a CDS encoding type IV pilin protein, translating into MKKGFTLIELLVVVLIIGILAAIALPQYNLAVEKSRAAEAFTVLKSLSQAAEIYRLETGSYPTVNDWDNLSVDMPAGNRVHYTSIGGDAWVVSSGKWRYYLGYGNGIWANRGASGSAYNIQYRFSDNRYYCQAYLGKSEVYRKVCLNLCAGNAFTAKSDREECLIKN; encoded by the coding sequence ATGAAAAAAGGGTTTACGCTTATTGAACTTTTGGTAGTTGTTTTAATTATAGGTATATTAGCGGCGATAGCATTGCCCCAGTATAACCTGGCGGTTGAAAAGTCCCGCGCGGCGGAAGCCTTTACCGTTTTAAAATCGCTTTCCCAAGCGGCTGAAATTTACAGGCTTGAAACAGGCTCTTACCCTACTGTTAATGATTGGGACAATTTATCCGTTGATATGCCTGCCGGCAACAGAGTGCACTATACTTCCATCGGAGGGGACGCCTGGGTAGTGTCAAGCGGCAAATGGCGCTATTACTTGGGTTATGGTAACGGAATTTGGGCCAACAGGGGTGCTTCAGGCAGCGCGTATAATATACAATACAGATTTTCGGATAACAGATATTATTGCCAGGCCTATTTAGGCAAATCAGAGGTCTATAGAAAAGTTTGCCTAAATCTTTGCGCGGGCAATGCCTTTACGGCTAAAAGCGATAGGGAAGAATGTCTTATTAAAAACTAA
- a CDS encoding DUF4402 domain-containing protein, with protein MKKILVMLFAFLIVSSAAFAVTGTGSAQAEIIAPLSVTGVVTLDFGKIVQPTGAEVVTLTTAGVISGATAGHVSGTQTVGEFEIIGAPNQDVTFSVADTTLTGVGPAMVLKNYTFDKALTHPLDATGNSSVKIGGELEVAANQDAGMYIGNYTVTVNY; from the coding sequence ATGAAAAAAATATTAGTAATGTTATTTGCTTTTTTGATTGTGAGCAGCGCAGCTTTTGCCGTTACCGGTACGGGTTCTGCCCAGGCTGAGATAATAGCGCCTTTGTCAGTAACCGGCGTTGTGACGCTTGACTTCGGAAAGATAGTACAACCCACTGGAGCTGAAGTCGTTACGCTTACAACTGCAGGTGTAATAAGCGGTGCGACGGCAGGGCATGTCAGCGGTACTCAAACTGTAGGGGAATTTGAAATTATCGGCGCGCCCAATCAAGATGTAACATTTTCTGTTGCGGACACTACGCTTACCGGCGTCGGGCCCGCAATGGTTCTTAAAAATTATACATTTGATAAAGCCTTAACCCACCCGCTTGATGCAACAGGCAACAGCTCTGTAAAAATAGGTGGAGAGCTTGAAGTAGCTGCAAATCAGGATGCAGGGATGTACATCGGTAACTACACTGTTACAGTAAACTATTAA
- a CDS encoding DUF4402 domain-containing protein, whose protein sequence is MSSGIINFGTITLLTSAGGTVTLNASTGAATPSANVSVTGAARGYARYQVAGDECKCSLSWSGLPSTLNLTGPGTLQLTNFTFNAGSDYVVDGSCGGAAQYTTNPVIGFWYNPPYGTYYIGATANITTSTKPGTYTGSFTINSSGTKRFEAAIGSNRCTMWPGSEPAENLNTTVNVTATVEWPLSVEETALLDFGKIIRPTANCTAVVATNGSSGGTCSTLTGTTAAGRVKVKGIGGSPISYSIAASTLGSMTLDTFTTSPSGLTTIGANGEVEVSVGATLHVPADKAPGVYTGTYTIEVNYQ, encoded by the coding sequence ATGTCTTCCGGTATAATTAACTTTGGCACTATTACATTGTTAACCTCTGCGGGCGGTACGGTTACACTAAACGCATCAACCGGTGCGGCTACTCCAAGCGCCAATGTGAGCGTAACTGGTGCGGCGCGCGGCTATGCCAGATACCAAGTTGCCGGCGATGAGTGTAAGTGCTCTCTATCATGGAGCGGCCTTCCCTCCACCTTAAATCTTACCGGCCCCGGTACATTACAACTTACCAATTTTACTTTCAATGCAGGATCTGATTATGTCGTGGACGGCAGCTGCGGCGGCGCAGCTCAATATACCACTAACCCTGTTATAGGGTTTTGGTATAATCCTCCTTACGGCACTTATTACATAGGTGCTACAGCCAATATAACAACTTCTACCAAGCCTGGTACATACACAGGCTCTTTTACTATAAACTCCAGTGGTACAAAAAGATTCGAAGCAGCTATAGGCAGCAACAGATGCACTATGTGGCCCGGCAGTGAGCCTGCGGAAAACTTAAACACTACCGTTAATGTTACTGCTACTGTAGAGTGGCCTTTAAGTGTTGAGGAAACCGCTCTGCTGGACTTCGGAAAGATAATAAGACCGACGGCGAACTGTACGGCTGTGGTTGCAACAAACGGCTCTTCAGGCGGTACGTGTTCTACTCTTACCGGCACTACGGCGGCGGGCCGCGTCAAAGTTAAAGGCATAGGCGGCAGCCCCATCTCTTATTCAATAGCGGCCTCCACCCTTGGCTCAATGACGCTGGATACTTTTACTACATCCCCTTCAGGCCTCACTACGATTGGCGCCAACGGAGAGGTGGAGGTTTCTGTAGGGGCGACATTGCATGTGCCTGCAGATAAAGCGCCGGGCGTTTATACGGGCACCTATACAATAGAGGTAAATTACCAATGA